The DNA segment CTGGATAAAACTACAACCTTGACTTCTTAAACAAAATCATTCCTTAGCAGCATAACCAATAATCCCTATGTCATTGGCTGATTTATTGGTTAGAAGGGCACAATGAACAGGATGCAAGAAATTGATTTTTGACAAAGAGAAACAAGCCAAATATCATACTTTATAACAAGAACTTGATAAATCCAAAGCCCATTACAACAACATAACCAATATAATCTGACATAGTAGGGTTTGGGGAGGATAGTATGTATGCAAATTTTACCAATTAGATCAGTTCTTGCTGATACACACAGATAAAACTGTCACAAGATATGTATATTAGGATGTACTATGCACGCGTACGTATACGTCTGTGTAGAAATAAAGCATATTAGACTGATGCACTACCAATGTGCTTGGCAATTGCCTGCTGCAGCTCCTCTTTTTTAGCTCCTACAACCTTATCGACGATATCACCCTCCTTGAGGAACATGAAAGTTGGCATTGCCTCCACAGCCCAATCAGTAGCAACCGACTGTAACAAGGAAATAAGACATAAACACAAGTTGTCACTCATCTCAATTGAATATCGTAATTCCTATAGGAATCATTAATAGGTTAAGCAACCCAAGCTTCTAACTATACTGTGACGTTAAATTTACCTTCAATTCATCCACATCCACCTTCAAGAAGGTAACATTGGGTAGTTTGTTGGCCAATTCTGACAAGAATGGGGCAATGAACCGACAGGGACCACACCAAGAAGCAGTGAAGTCCACGACTATCTGCGACAACAGTAATCTGAATAAATGAAGTGAAGAGACCGAAGGAAATAGCTAGAAAAGGACTATACATACTATCAGCTCTTAATTTGCATTCAAAATGGTAAATATCTTTATCACAATATACACGTCTATCTTCCTAATTTAGTAAAACTAATagtgaaacaaacaaaca comes from the Nicotiana tabacum cultivar K326 chromosome 14, ASM71507v2, whole genome shotgun sequence genome and includes:
- the LOC107824358 gene encoding thioredoxin H-type 2-like, with amino-acid sequence MAEEGQVIGCHTVDAWNEQLQKGIETKKLIVVDFTASWCGPCRFIAPFLSELANKLPNVTFLKVDVDELKSVATDWAVEAMPTFMFLKEGDIVDKVVGAKKEELQQAIAKHIGSASV